In Phyllobacterium zundukense, one DNA window encodes the following:
- the prfA gene encoding peptide chain release factor 1 has protein sequence MSIPQDRMDQLLKRFSMMETQMASNPDSDTYVKLASEYSELEPVVTKIRDLTSARDEASDLRSMLNDASTDKDMRELAEAELPEINERIEELEKDIQVLLLPKDVADERNAILEIRAGTGGSEAALFGGDLFRMYERYAASNGWRVELISASDGEAGGYKEVIAMVSGKGVFAKLKFESGVHRVQRVPDTEASGRIHTSAATVAVLPEAEEIDIDIRPDDIRIDTMRASGSGGQHVNTTDSAVRITHIPSGIVVVQAEKSQHQNRARAMQVLRSRLFDMQRQKADSERSEARRSQVGSGDRSERIRTYNFPQGRVTDHRINLTLYKLDRIMEGDLDELIGALISDYQTALLAQMNEGF, from the coding sequence ATGTCCATTCCGCAGGATCGTATGGATCAGCTGCTGAAGCGTTTCTCCATGATGGAGACGCAGATGGCGAGCAATCCCGATTCCGACACCTATGTGAAGCTCGCCTCGGAATATTCCGAGCTTGAGCCGGTCGTCACCAAAATCCGCGACCTGACCAGTGCGCGCGACGAAGCAAGCGATCTCAGATCCATGCTCAACGACGCATCGACTGACAAGGACATGCGCGAACTGGCGGAAGCGGAGCTGCCGGAAATCAACGAGCGCATCGAGGAACTGGAGAAGGATATCCAGGTTCTGCTGCTGCCGAAGGATGTGGCCGACGAGCGCAACGCGATCCTCGAAATCCGCGCCGGTACCGGCGGTTCGGAAGCGGCACTATTCGGCGGCGATCTGTTCCGCATGTATGAGCGCTATGCGGCTTCCAACGGCTGGCGCGTCGAGCTGATATCGGCGAGCGACGGCGAAGCCGGCGGCTACAAGGAAGTCATCGCCATGGTTTCAGGCAAGGGAGTCTTCGCCAAGCTGAAGTTCGAATCGGGCGTGCACCGGGTGCAGCGCGTTCCCGATACGGAAGCAAGCGGCCGCATTCACACGTCGGCTGCCACGGTTGCCGTTTTGCCGGAAGCCGAGGAGATCGACATCGATATCCGCCCCGACGATATCCGCATCGATACGATGCGTGCGTCGGGCTCGGGCGGGCAGCACGTTAACACGACCGACTCCGCCGTTCGCATTACGCATATTCCATCCGGCATCGTCGTTGTGCAGGCCGAAAAATCGCAGCACCAGAACCGCGCCCGCGCCATGCAGGTCCTGCGTTCGCGCCTGTTCGACATGCAGCGGCAGAAGGCCGATAGCGAGCGATCCGAAGCGCGGCGCAGCCAGGTCGGTTCTGGCGATCGTTCCGAGCGCATCCGCACTTATAATTTCCCGCAGGGGCGTGTGACCGATCATCGCATCAACCTGACGCTCTACAAGCTCGACCGCATCATGGAAGGTGACCTGGATGAGCTGATCGGCGCGCTGATTTCGGACTACCAGACCGCCTTGCTTGCCCAGATGAACGAAGGGTTCTGA
- the prmC gene encoding peptide chain release factor N(5)-glutamine methyltransferase gives MNRDRSRLGDVHREARARLTTAGIETADLDARLLVEWVTGCDRLEMIRNPNHPIDEAVLAQLGTVLTRRINGESVHRIIGKRAFFGVELTLSADTLEPRPDTEALVELAIPFLRQRIAEHGVADLIDLGTGTGAIALALLDQFRQLRAVGVDISKGALDTARANAHLAGVSDRFATLCSDWFSEVTGSFDLIISNPPYIPSLEIAGLQREVVLHDPVRALDGGQDGLTPYRIIAEHSRQYLRQGGAVALEIGFGQRRDVEAIFAGEYFALMGVQKDIGGHERALLFSPV, from the coding sequence ATGAACAGGGACCGTTCGCGTCTCGGCGATGTACATCGAGAAGCCCGGGCTCGCCTCACGACCGCCGGCATCGAAACCGCTGATCTCGATGCGCGTCTTCTGGTTGAGTGGGTCACCGGCTGCGATCGGCTTGAAATGATCCGAAACCCGAATCACCCGATCGACGAGGCGGTTCTCGCGCAGCTAGGCACAGTCCTTACCCGGCGAATCAATGGCGAATCGGTGCATCGCATCATCGGCAAGCGCGCTTTTTTCGGAGTCGAGCTCACCCTGTCCGCCGACACGCTGGAGCCTCGGCCGGACACCGAAGCACTGGTGGAACTGGCGATCCCGTTCCTGCGCCAACGCATCGCAGAGCACGGCGTAGCCGACCTAATCGACCTTGGAACGGGAACGGGAGCCATCGCCCTGGCGCTGCTCGATCAGTTCAGGCAATTGCGGGCGGTGGGCGTTGATATTTCGAAAGGTGCCCTTGATACGGCGCGCGCCAATGCCCATCTTGCCGGTGTATCGGATCGTTTTGCGACCCTTTGTTCGGACTGGTTTTCCGAAGTAACCGGTTCATTTGATCTGATAATTTCCAATCCGCCCTATATACCGTCGCTCGAGATAGCCGGCTTGCAACGTGAGGTCGTATTGCATGATCCGGTCAGGGCGCTGGACGGCGGGCAAGATGGTCTCACCCCCTACCGAATCATTGCCGAACACTCCCGGCAATATCTCAGGCAAGGCGGTGCCGTTGCGCTGGAAATCGGTTTTGGGCAACGCCGTGATGTCGAGGCGATTTTCGCCGGAGAATATTTCGCGCTAATGGGCGTCCAGAAGGATATTGGCGGGCACGAAAGAGCATTATTGTTCTCGCCAGTGTAA
- a CDS encoding DUF4167 domain-containing protein: MRPVQQNRRMRGRGNNNNRSKGPNPLSRNYESNGPDVKIRGNAQHIAEKYTTLARDAQSAGDRVIAENYLQHAEHYNRIILAAQAQAPVQYQRDDRDDRDDQDDDIGFDDEGNNGNGNDSDRQELPERQQEFSQRQERPQRQERQERPERQERQERSERHERPERVMHQPINGSGPQPIIEGTPAEVAYDDDTVSQRQPQVQSVESAPEASEEAAEAKPARRAPRGRRPARPREPRVTEENVAAAAAPDTANDLSPASIVAEVKKRRAAVESDV, encoded by the coding sequence ATGAGGCCAGTACAGCAGAATAGGCGCATGCGCGGACGCGGTAACAACAATAACCGCAGCAAAGGTCCCAACCCACTTTCCCGCAACTATGAGAGCAACGGCCCCGACGTTAAAATCCGGGGGAACGCTCAGCACATCGCTGAAAAATACACTACTCTTGCACGGGATGCACAGAGCGCAGGCGATCGTGTGATAGCTGAAAACTATCTCCAGCACGCAGAGCACTATAATCGAATCATTCTCGCTGCGCAGGCTCAGGCGCCTGTCCAGTATCAGCGCGACGATCGTGATGATCGCGATGATCAGGATGATGATATCGGCTTTGACGATGAGGGCAATAACGGCAACGGCAATGATTCCGATCGTCAAGAGCTGCCGGAACGCCAGCAGGAGTTCTCCCAACGTCAAGAACGTCCCCAGCGCCAAGAGCGTCAGGAACGTCCAGAGCGCCAGGAGAGGCAGGAACGTTCCGAGCGACATGAGCGCCCAGAACGTGTGATGCATCAGCCAATCAATGGCAGCGGCCCACAGCCTATCATTGAGGGTACACCCGCAGAAGTCGCCTATGACGACGACACGGTAAGCCAGCGCCAGCCGCAGGTTCAATCTGTCGAAAGCGCTCCTGAAGCATCCGAAGAAGCTGCCGAGGCAAAGCCGGCACGTCGCGCACCGCGCGGCCGTCGTCCTGCTCGTCCGCGTGAACCGCGGGTTACGGAAGAAAACGTTGCTGCTGCAGCTGCTCCGGACACCGCCAACGATCTTTCACCGGCTAGCATTGTCGCTGAGGTGAAGAAGCGCCGGGCGGCGGTAGAATCCGACGTTTGA